The Stratiformator vulcanicus genome has a segment encoding these proteins:
- a CDS encoding response regulator — protein MVTNVDDKIRLMLVDDHFVVRMGLASSLEMEEDIHIAAEAGTAADAIFLYKDCKPQVVVLDYQLPDGTGIDVIEEIVKFDRSAKILVFTVFDGEEDIFRAVEAGAKGFLIKTADRSELLKAIRTVSTGGEYLTDSVGKMLEERRQRPSLSRRQSEVLHLIAKGASNGQIAGKLGIAEVTVKLHVTQILQKLKVDDRTQAALAAIQRGIVHLD, from the coding sequence ATGGTAACGAACGTCGATGACAAAATTCGTCTCATGCTGGTCGACGATCACTTTGTGGTGCGGATGGGGCTGGCAAGCTCGCTCGAGATGGAAGAAGACATTCATATCGCGGCGGAGGCGGGCACAGCCGCCGACGCGATCTTTCTTTATAAGGACTGCAAGCCGCAGGTCGTTGTCCTTGATTATCAGTTGCCGGACGGGACCGGCATCGACGTCATTGAAGAGATCGTCAAATTTGACCGCTCCGCGAAAATTCTCGTCTTTACGGTTTTTGATGGTGAAGAAGATATCTTCCGCGCCGTCGAAGCCGGCGCGAAGGGTTTCTTGATTAAAACAGCGGATCGATCTGAACTGCTCAAGGCCATACGAACTGTTTCGACCGGGGGAGAGTACCTGACCGATTCCGTCGGCAAGATGCTCGAAGAACGGCGTCAACGTCCGTCGCTGAGTCGCCGGCAGAGCGAAGTACTTCATCTGATCGCAAAAGGCGCCAGTAACGGCCAGATCGCCGGCAAACTTGGTATTGCCGAGGTCACGGTCAAGCTGCACGTCACTCAGATCCTGCAAAAACTGAAAGTCGATGATCGCACCCAGGCAGCACTCGCGGCGATCCAGAGGGGAATTGTTCATCTCGACTAG
- a CDS encoding sensor histidine kinase yields MRRSNKTAGSVIAAIIQLAVNVQCLSSRQACADDTQVIATAAAVRALSTEDAMRHLTVRVVGVVTYFEVNPSVYAVRAFVQDETGGVYVAPGLGFTPDTLDLKPGQLVEVIGVTQPGSFSPCIGGSGTGPPSVRVLGQAELPTPIKLTARQLANPANDSQFVEVEAVLADVNFRSSEKRDTPGETVLSLQVEDRRFDAIVPEYEQDRTTGDGLVGAVVKVRGVFGSLFSEQRELTGMRLFVNDFDQVKIDVAAFKTLFDAPLRTAASVTRFDQRFPDRVRLRGRVTYFRPGSLLYVQDGTAGARIVNPICQEVSTGDAVEVVGYPSFGDGGATLANAVVRKFENDINTMPRSVTAENVLQGEHTGELITIDGLLMRSSNRASENILYLQSGDAVLHVHIPHEEEPLAETRFKPNSWLRVTGICVARPSHQVESDETPVSIRTVQVLARTDEDVEVLEAAPWWTPERMRWAIVTAATASVVCVVWIVALRRQVAAQADTIKINLTRSVIMEERARIARELHDSLEQDLSGVAIQLDGLKSRIGPTEESVVKSLDLARAMVRHSRSETKRAVWDLRTVALEDGDLANAIERLLTWGVQESSHEISVKTDGEPYPLPGPVKANLLRIAQEATTNALKHGRARHVKIILDYVDNAIRLKIEDDGSGFDSNQASRSRIPNFGLVGMRERAVRLGGTLDIVSEQGNGTTIEVIVPKDRFTNGHV; encoded by the coding sequence ATGCGACGGTCCAACAAGACGGCAGGCTCTGTGATCGCAGCGATCATCCAGCTTGCTGTGAACGTTCAATGCCTGTCGAGTCGACAGGCATGTGCGGACGACACACAGGTCATCGCGACCGCCGCAGCCGTTCGTGCGCTCTCGACTGAAGATGCGATGCGACATCTGACTGTTCGGGTCGTCGGTGTGGTGACCTATTTCGAAGTCAATCCTAGTGTCTACGCCGTCCGAGCCTTCGTGCAAGATGAGACAGGCGGGGTCTATGTTGCACCCGGTCTCGGTTTCACTCCTGACACGCTCGATCTCAAACCGGGACAGCTTGTCGAGGTCATCGGCGTCACGCAGCCGGGTAGTTTCTCACCCTGCATTGGTGGGTCCGGTACGGGTCCGCCAAGCGTGCGGGTCCTCGGCCAAGCCGAACTGCCGACACCGATCAAGCTGACTGCGCGGCAATTGGCAAACCCGGCCAATGACAGTCAATTCGTTGAAGTTGAGGCCGTCTTAGCCGATGTTAATTTTCGCTCATCCGAAAAGAGAGACACACCGGGCGAAACGGTTCTCAGCCTGCAAGTCGAAGACCGACGGTTCGACGCCATCGTACCGGAGTACGAACAAGATCGGACAACCGGAGACGGCTTGGTGGGAGCGGTGGTCAAAGTCCGGGGTGTCTTCGGAAGTCTCTTTAGTGAGCAGCGGGAATTGACCGGAATGCGGTTGTTCGTGAACGACTTTGATCAAGTTAAGATCGATGTCGCCGCCTTTAAAACACTGTTCGATGCCCCACTTCGCACCGCGGCTTCAGTGACCCGGTTCGATCAGCGTTTCCCTGACCGCGTTCGCCTCCGCGGTCGGGTCACCTACTTTCGACCCGGATCGCTCTTATACGTTCAAGATGGGACAGCCGGGGCAAGGATTGTCAATCCGATCTGCCAGGAAGTTTCAACGGGTGACGCGGTCGAAGTTGTCGGGTACCCGAGCTTCGGGGATGGAGGTGCCACACTCGCCAATGCGGTCGTTCGAAAATTCGAAAACGATATTAATACAATGCCTCGTTCCGTCACCGCAGAAAATGTTCTTCAAGGCGAGCACACGGGCGAACTCATCACGATCGATGGGTTGCTCATGCGATCGTCCAACCGAGCAAGCGAGAACATACTTTATCTTCAGTCGGGCGATGCCGTGCTTCACGTCCACATTCCGCATGAAGAAGAGCCGCTCGCCGAAACACGGTTTAAGCCGAATAGCTGGCTCAGAGTCACCGGAATTTGTGTCGCGCGTCCATCGCATCAGGTCGAATCTGATGAAACTCCAGTCTCGATTCGAACGGTTCAGGTTCTTGCACGAACCGATGAGGACGTCGAGGTTCTTGAGGCCGCGCCCTGGTGGACGCCCGAACGAATGCGATGGGCTATAGTAACCGCCGCGACAGCATCAGTCGTTTGTGTCGTCTGGATCGTTGCGCTGAGACGACAGGTCGCGGCTCAGGCAGACACCATCAAGATAAATTTAACCCGAAGTGTCATCATGGAAGAGCGAGCGCGGATTGCGCGAGAGCTACACGATTCGCTTGAGCAGGACCTCTCGGGTGTCGCCATTCAACTCGACGGCTTAAAGTCAAGAATCGGCCCGACGGAAGAGTCGGTCGTCAAGTCGCTCGACCTCGCACGGGCCATGGTTCGGCACAGTCGCAGCGAGACGAAACGTGCGGTCTGGGATCTTCGCACCGTCGCACTCGAAGACGGTGATCTCGCCAATGCGATTGAACGACTGTTGACTTGGGGAGTTCAAGAATCGTCGCATGAAATTAGTGTGAAGACAGATGGCGAACCTTACCCACTTCCGGGTCCGGTCAAGGCGAACTTACTGAGAATTGCTCAAGAAGCGACGACAAATGCACTCAAGCATGGCCGTGCCAGGCATGTAAAGATAATCTTGGACTACGTTGACAACGCGATCAGGCTTAAGATTGAAGACGATGGCTCCGGTTTTGATTCCAATCAGGCATCGCGGTCGAGGATTCCAAATTTTGGATTAGTTGGAATGCGGGAACGTGCGGTAAGACTCGGCGGAACTCTCGATATCGTCAGCGAACAAGGCAACGGGACGACAATCGAAGTGATCGTTCCGAAGGATCGATTTACGAACGGACATGTTTAA